The following are encoded in a window of Scophthalmus maximus strain ysfricsl-2021 chromosome 2, ASM2237912v1, whole genome shotgun sequence genomic DNA:
- the vamp2 gene encoding vesicle-associated membrane protein 2, with protein sequence MSAPAAGAPGAEGGNQPPNLTSNRRLQQTQAQVDEVVDIMRVNVDKVLERDQKLSELDDRADALQAGASQFETSAAKLKNKYWWKNAKMMIILGVICVIVLIVIIVYFST encoded by the exons AT GTCTGCCCCAGCAGCTGGAGCCCccggagcagagggagggaatCAACCTCCCAACCTCACCAGCAACCGccgtctgcagcagacacaggcaCAAGTGGATGAG GTGGTGGACATCATGCGTGTAAACGTGGACAAGGTTCTGGAGCGTGATCAGAAGCTGTCAGAGCTGGACGACAGGGCCGACGCCCTGCAGGCTGGAGCGTCTCAGTTCGAGACCAGCGCTGCAAAACTGAAGAATAAATACTGGTGGAAGAACGCCAAG ATGATGATTATCCTGGGTGTGATATGTGTGATTGTCCTCATCGTCATTATTG TGTACTTCAGCACCTAA
- the pcolcea gene encoding procollagen C-endopeptidase enhancer a has product MVHVGSFWGLSLFLSLSLGWTKAQNNTRPVFYCGGDLVSDSGFVGSEGFPSFYKTNSKCTWRITVPEGNVVTLSFRIFDLEADSQCRYDYLDVYNGHSNLVQKLGRFCGTFRPGSLISTTNTMMLEMVSDAETQGRGFVAYFSGTRPYVDDQQFCGGKLTKAQGEIKTPNWPDKKYPPGTSCSWLITVEPDMVLQVKFDKFVLEADTYCRFDYVAFFNGGEKDDSHLIGKYCGDQAPQPIITSSNVMLVQFVSDLSVTSDGFLARYTSVPRGSQVTSVDTGANTRFIPPQPAVKPAATVRPPVPTAKYVPPPPPEPSERPKPVKPARGRGQDGTGQDRRVAVTRPNGKRPVPQNPLCAKACKRDGTIKTSFCASEFVITGKVTSLAPGPRGTLHVGVSLIKAYKAGRLTIKQVGETMSVKLVSQCKKCPLLRRGVNFIIMGQVDEDGHGTLEPGAFTAPYKAPHHKLLMNINNQPC; this is encoded by the exons ATGGTGCACGTAGGCAGCTTCTGGGGTCTCTCCTTGTTCCTGTCCCTGAGTTTAGGATGGACGAAGGCTCAGAATAACACAAG GCCGGTGTTCTACTGTGGAGGCGACCTGGTCTCAGACTCGGGGTTTGTTGGTAGTGAGGGGTTCCCGAGCTTCTACAAAACCAACAGCAAATGCACCTGGCGGATCACC GTTCCCGAGGGAAACGTGGTCACGCTCTCCTTCCGCATTTTCGACCTGGAGGCGGACTCACAGTGTCGGTACGACTATCTGGATGTTTACAATGGCCATTCCAACTTGGTGCAAAAACTGGGTCGCTTTTGTGGAACTTTCCGGCCCGGTTCTCTAATTTCAACCACAAACACCATGATGTTAGAGATGGTGTCTGACGCAGAGACGCAGGGTAGAGGGTTTGTGGCCTATTTCAGTGGAACCAGACCATATGTGGATG ACCAACAGTTCTGTGGGGGAAAGTTAACAAAGGCCCAGGGAGAGATCAAAACGCCCAACTGGCCCGACAAGAAATACCCACCAGGAACCAGCTGCTCCTGGCTTATCACTGTGGAGCCTGATATG GTCCTCCAGGTGAAGTTTGATAAGTTTGTCTTGGAGGCTGACACCTATTGTCGGTTTGACTATGTGGCATTCTTTAACGGTGGGGAGAAAGATGATTCACACCTGATTGGAAAATACTGTGGTGATCAGGCCCCTCA ACCAATAATTACTAGCAGCAATGTGATGCTGGTCCAGTTCGTGTCTGACCTCAGTGTGACATCTGATGGATTCCTCGCCCGCTACACTAGCGTCCCTCGAGGTTCTCAGGTCACATCAGTTGACACGGGAGCCAACACGCGGTTCATCCCCCCGCAACCCGCTGTCAAACCTGCGGCTACTGTACGGCCACCTGTGCCCACCGCCAAGTATGTGCCGCCTCCTCCCCCTGAGCCCAGCGAGAGACCCAAACCAGTCAAGCCTGCGAGAGGCCGTGGACAGGACGGCACAGGCCAGGACAGGAGAGTGGCAGTCACAAGACCGAATGGAAAGAGGCCTG tccctCAAAACCCGCTGTGCGCCAAAGCCTGTAAAAGAGATGGAACCATCAAGACAAGTTTCTGTGCCAGTGAATTTG TGATAACTGGGAAGGTGACCTCTCTGGCCCCTGGGCCCCGCGGGACTCTTCATGTTGGCGTGTCCCTTATTAAAGCCTATAAGGCAGGTCGACTAACCATCAAGCAGGTGGGGGAAACCATGTCGGTTAAGCTGGTGTCACAGTGCAAGAAGTGCCCGTTGCTCCGAAGAG GTGTCAACTTCATTATCATGGGTCAAGTGGATGAAGACGGACATGGTACCCTGGAACCCGGCGCATTCACAGCTCCCTACAAAGCACCACATCACAAATTATTGATGAATATCAACAACCAACCCTGCTAA